One window of Lepus europaeus isolate LE1 chromosome Y, mLepTim1.pri, whole genome shotgun sequence genomic DNA carries:
- the LOC133753987 gene encoding LOW QUALITY PROTEIN: cyclin-Y-like protein 1 (The sequence of the model RefSeq protein was modified relative to this genomic sequence to represent the inferred CDS: inserted 1 base in 1 codon) gives MADNELTQGRPRCRGGGGAAEAGTLPWSWVVEWRARPCLLARQPRAPPGQLTKKYSSCSTIFLDDSTVSSNLTTTIKCVTLAIYYHIKNRDANRSLDIFDERSHPLTREKVPEEYFKHDPEHKFIYRFVRTLFSAAQLTAECAIVTLVYLERILTYAEIDICPTNWKRIVLGAILLASKVWDDQAVWNXDYCQILKDITVEDMNEMERHFLELLQFNINVPASVYAKYYFDLRSLADDNNLNFLFAPLSKERAQNLEAISRLCEDKYKDLCRAAMRRFFSADNFIGIQRSNAILS, from the exons ACGAGTTGACTCAAGGGAGGCCGCGGTGTCGTGGCGGAGGGGGTGCAGCTGAGGCCGGAACCCTGCCCTGGAGCTGGGTGGTTGAGTGGCGGGCGAGGCCGTGTCTCTTGGCGCGGCAGCCCCGGGCTCCGCCGGGGCAGCTTACTAAAAAGTACAGCTCATGCTCAACAATATTTCTAGATGACAGCACAGTCAGTTCTAATCTTACAACCACAATAAAATGTGTGACCTTAGCAATATATTACCACATAAAGAACAGAGATGCAAATAGATCCCTGGATATTTTTGATGAGAGATCACATCCACTCACACGAGAAAAGGTTCCAGAGGAGTACTTTAAGCATGATCCTGAACACAAATTTATTTACAGATTTGTCCGTACGCTTTTCAGTGCTGCACAGCTTACAGCTGAATGTGCAATAGTCACTTTGGTTTACTTAGAAAGAATTTTAACTTATGCTGAGATCGACATTTGTCCCACTAACTGGAAAAGAATTGTCTTGGGAGCCATTCTTCTCGCCTCCAAGGTTTGGGACGATCAGGCTGTGTGGA TGGACTACTGCCAGATCCTCAAGGACATCACGGTTGAGGACATGAATGAGATGGAACGGCATTTTTTGGAGCTACTTCAGTTTAATATTAATGTTCCTGCCAGTGTTTATGCCAAATACTACTTTGACCTTCGCTCCTTAGCAGATGACAACAATCTGAATTTTCTGTTTGCTCCTCTCAGCAAGGAAAGAGCACAGAACCTAGAGGCCATTTCCAGATTGTGTGAAGACAAATACAAAGACTTGTGTAGAGCTGCTATGAGACGATTTTTCAGCGCTGATAATTTCATTGGCATTCAGCGCTCTAATGCTATCCTCTCTTAA